The following are encoded together in the Deinococcus soli (ex Cha et al. 2016) genome:
- the nuoF gene encoding NADH-quinone oxidoreductase subunit NuoF, producing the protein MTATAPTPPKPITSAKDPRFAPTLYAHVGQADSWTLDYYRRNGGYEPVKRAFAMGPDAVIEEVKKSGLRGRGGAGFATGLKWSFMPLKDGKPHYIICNADESEPGSFKDRYLLSEDPHQLIEGMIIAGYAMRASGGYIYIRGEYVHAAERVWAAIHEAREAGLLGQNILGSGFDFQLYVHRGAGAYICGEETALMNSLEGLRANPRLKPPFPAAAGLYGLPTTINNVETFCAATQILRYGADWHAGMGTEKSKGMKLFQISGPVARPGVYELPLGTTFRELIYDWAGGPLEEMKAIIPGGSSCPMLPWTDAVLDTPMDYEAVAAAGSMLGTGGVTLIPKADCIVNATWNLVRFYGHESCGKCTPCREGISSWMTRMYQKLVTGRGQPGDVQLILDMSDNIGGRSFCALADACLGPVLSSIKHFREEYDALATTQQPLYPARRRWKDS; encoded by the coding sequence GTGACCGCCACGGCCCCCACCCCCCCGAAGCCGATCACGAGCGCGAAGGACCCGCGCTTCGCGCCGACGCTGTACGCGCACGTCGGGCAGGCAGACAGCTGGACGCTCGACTACTACCGCCGCAACGGCGGGTACGAACCGGTGAAACGCGCCTTCGCGATGGGCCCGGACGCCGTGATCGAGGAAGTGAAGAAGTCCGGCCTGCGCGGGCGCGGCGGGGCGGGCTTCGCGACCGGCCTGAAGTGGTCGTTCATGCCCCTCAAGGACGGCAAGCCGCACTACATCATCTGCAACGCGGACGAGTCCGAACCGGGTAGCTTCAAGGACCGCTACCTGCTCTCCGAGGACCCGCACCAGCTGATCGAGGGCATGATCATCGCGGGGTACGCCATGCGCGCCTCGGGGGGGTACATCTACATCCGCGGGGAGTACGTGCACGCCGCTGAGCGCGTCTGGGCCGCCATCCACGAGGCGCGCGAGGCCGGACTGCTGGGCCAGAACATCCTGGGCAGCGGCTTTGACTTCCAGCTGTACGTGCACCGCGGCGCCGGGGCGTACATCTGCGGCGAGGAAACCGCGCTGATGAACTCGCTGGAGGGCCTGCGCGCCAACCCGCGCCTCAAGCCCCCCTTCCCGGCCGCGGCGGGCCTGTACGGCCTGCCCACCACCATCAACAACGTCGAGACCTTCTGTGCCGCCACGCAGATCCTGCGGTACGGCGCGGACTGGCACGCGGGCATGGGCACCGAGAAGAGCAAGGGCATGAAACTCTTCCAGATCAGCGGCCCGGTCGCGCGGCCCGGCGTGTACGAACTGCCGCTAGGCACCACCTTCCGCGAACTCATCTACGACTGGGCGGGCGGTCCCCTGGAGGAGATGAAGGCCATCATTCCCGGCGGGAGCAGCTGCCCCATGCTGCCCTGGACGGACGCGGTCCTCGACACGCCCATGGACTACGAGGCCGTCGCGGCTGCCGGCAGCATGCTGGGCACCGGCGGCGTCACGCTGATCCCGAAGGCGGACTGCATCGTGAACGCCACCTGGAACCTCGTGCGCTTCTACGGCCACGAGAGCTGCGGGAAGTGCACGCCGTGCCGCGAGGGCATCAGCTCCTGGATGACCCGCATGTACCAGAAACTCGTCACCGGACGCGGCCAGCCCGGCGACGTGCAGCTCATCCTGGACATGAGTGACAACATCGGCGGCCGCTCCTTCTGCGCGCTGGCCGACGCCTGCCTCGGCCCGGTCCTGAGCAGCATCAAACACTTCCGCGAGGAATACGACGCGCTGGCCACCACCCAGCAGCCCCTGTACCCCGCGCGCAGGCGCTGGAAGGACAGCTGA
- the nuoE gene encoding NADH-quinone oxidoreductase subunit NuoE, translating to MSYFAEKQPLVADIFSRYPDSPQGRRSALMPLLREVQDAEGFVSESRMAEIAALCGTTATEVRSVMSFYSTYHTLPTGKYHLQVCSTLMCALAGSDELWDHLVETLDVQPGEVSADGRFSVQKVECLGSCGTAPMMQINDDGYYENVGPGKCARILASLRNDLQPLPDNPVPVTVGADGRQVLATGQAIGSSVTGLHRLPEQAGGEA from the coding sequence TTGAGTTACTTCGCTGAGAAACAACCACTGGTGGCGGATATTTTCAGCCGTTACCCGGATTCACCGCAGGGGCGCCGCTCGGCGCTGATGCCGCTGCTGCGCGAGGTGCAGGACGCGGAAGGCTTCGTGTCCGAATCTCGCATGGCGGAGATCGCGGCGCTGTGCGGCACGACGGCGACCGAGGTGCGGTCCGTGATGAGCTTCTACTCGACGTACCACACGCTCCCCACGGGGAAGTATCACCTGCAGGTGTGCAGCACGCTGATGTGCGCGCTGGCCGGGTCGGACGAGTTGTGGGATCACCTCGTGGAGACGCTGGACGTGCAGCCGGGCGAGGTCAGCGCGGACGGGCGGTTCAGCGTGCAGAAGGTCGAGTGCCTGGGCTCGTGCGGCACCGCGCCGATGATGCAGATCAACGACGACGGGTACTACGAGAACGTGGGGCCGGGCAAGTGCGCGCGGATTCTGGCGTCGCTGCGAAACGACTTGCAGCCGCTGCCGGACAACCCGGTGCCGGTGACGGTGGGCGCGGACGGACGGCAGGTGCTGGCGACCGGTCAGGCCATCGGATCCAGCGTGACGGGCCTGCACCGCCTGCCGGAACAGGCCGGGGGTGAGGCGTGA
- the nuoD gene encoding NADH dehydrogenase (quinone) subunit D, which yields MHTQIMSLNVGPQHPSTHGVLRLVVDMDGEYVVKVTPHMGYLHTGFEKTFENRTYQQGVTYAPRTDYLHSFGHELAYVLSVEKLLQADVPERATTVRVILHELGRIHSHLVFVGTGLLDLGALTPFFYAFREKEALQDLFEAVCGYRMNQGYFRVGGLSRDIPDDWAPRVEKFLDQMERGVTEYTTLFAQNPIFLDRAKGVGVIPPEVAIDLGLTGPNLRASGVPLDHRKDNPYCGYDTYDFNVITSTDGDSLARFNMRLLEFGESIKIVRQALKRLKPGPVKDPNRKISLPPRHELETSMEAVIHHFKLVTEGFHPPTGEVYVPVESARGEVGYYIVSDGGSMPYRVKIRAPSFVNLQALEYACVGAQFADLITILATIDPVLGDVDR from the coding sequence ATGCACACGCAGATCATGAGCCTGAACGTCGGCCCGCAGCACCCCAGTACGCACGGCGTGCTGCGACTCGTGGTGGACATGGACGGCGAGTACGTCGTGAAGGTCACCCCGCACATGGGGTACCTGCACACCGGTTTCGAGAAGACCTTCGAGAACCGCACGTACCAGCAGGGCGTCACGTACGCGCCCCGCACCGACTACCTGCACTCCTTCGGACATGAACTCGCGTACGTCCTCAGCGTCGAGAAACTGCTGCAGGCGGACGTGCCCGAGCGGGCCACCACCGTGCGCGTCATCCTGCACGAACTCGGGCGCATCCACAGCCACCTCGTGTTCGTCGGGACCGGCCTGCTCGACCTGGGCGCCCTGACGCCGTTCTTCTACGCCTTCCGCGAGAAGGAGGCCCTCCAGGACCTCTTCGAGGCCGTGTGCGGCTACCGCATGAACCAGGGGTACTTCCGCGTGGGCGGCCTGTCCCGCGACATCCCGGACGACTGGGCGCCCCGCGTGGAGAAGTTCCTCGACCAGATGGAACGCGGCGTCACCGAGTACACCACCCTGTTCGCGCAGAACCCCATCTTCCTCGACCGCGCCAAGGGGGTCGGCGTCATCCCGCCCGAGGTCGCCATCGACCTGGGCCTCACCGGACCCAACCTGCGCGCCAGCGGCGTGCCCCTCGACCACCGCAAGGACAACCCCTACTGCGGCTACGACACCTACGACTTCAACGTCATCACCAGCACCGACGGCGACAGTCTGGCGCGGTTCAACATGCGCCTCCTCGAATTCGGCGAGAGCATCAAGATCGTCCGCCAGGCCCTCAAGCGCCTCAAACCCGGCCCGGTCAAGGACCCCAACCGCAAGATCAGCCTCCCACCCCGCCACGAACTCGAAACGAGCATGGAAGCGGTCATCCACCACTTCAAGCTCGTCACGGAAGGCTTCCACCCGCCCACCGGCGAGGTGTACGTCCCCGTCGAGAGTGCGCGCGGCGAGGTCGGGTACTACATCGTCAGCGACGGCGGCAGCATGCCGTACCGCGTGAAGATCCGCGCGCCCAGCTTCGTGAACCTCCAGGCCCTCGAGTACGCCTGCGTCGGCGCGCAGTTCGCGGACCTCATCACGATCCTCGCCACCATCGACCCCGTGCTGGGCGACGTGGACCGCTGA
- a CDS encoding NADH-quinone oxidoreductase subunit C: MDPLKPADAKPMGREGVAQSSTSAAPVVPSPVPVTPAAPSRDVTGLIAQLGLTEDHAAEPTALVTPGDLHRAAQALKDHGFMLMDTVGIDYSTYTEARPKRFAVLHNLYHPRDHRRLFLRVWLDDGETLPSLYPIWRAANYLEREVYDLLGVTFTGHPDLRKVLTPDDLEGHPLRKDFPLGETPTLFRDGRHLDPAAFRAGLTGRDAGLTGYRGELRRGRGEDRLPPVMPEGGPK; encoded by the coding sequence ATGGACCCGCTGAAACCCGCCGACGCGAAACCCATGGGCCGCGAGGGCGTCGCGCAGTCCAGTACCAGCGCCGCGCCGGTCGTCCCGTCCCCGGTCCCGGTGACTCCAGCGGCTCCCAGCCGCGACGTCACCGGCCTGATCGCCCAGCTGGGCCTGACCGAGGACCACGCCGCCGAACCCACCGCCCTGGTCACGCCCGGCGACCTGCACCGCGCCGCGCAGGCCCTGAAAGACCACGGGTTCATGCTCATGGATACCGTCGGCATCGACTACAGCACGTACACCGAGGCCCGCCCGAAACGTTTCGCGGTGCTGCACAACCTCTACCATCCGCGCGACCACCGCCGCCTGTTCCTGCGCGTGTGGCTGGACGACGGCGAGACCCTGCCCAGCCTGTATCCCATCTGGCGCGCCGCGAACTACCTGGAGCGCGAGGTGTACGACCTGCTGGGCGTCACCTTCACCGGCCACCCGGACCTGCGCAAGGTCCTGACGCCCGACGACCTGGAAGGGCACCCGCTGCGCAAGGACTTCCCGCTGGGCGAGACGCCCACCTTGTTCCGCGACGGCCGCCACCTCGACCCGGCCGCGTTCCGCGCGGGCCTCACCGGACGCGACGCGGGCCTCACCGGGTACCGCGGCGAACTCCGCCGGGGACGCGGCGAGGACCGCCTGCCGCCCGTCATGCCGGAAGGAGGGCCCAAGTGA
- the nuoB gene encoding NADH-quinone oxidoreductase subunit NuoB, whose translation MLFSSLEKLVAWGRSNSLWPATFGLACCAIEMMSSTDGRNDLARFGSEVFRASPRQADVMIVAGRLSKKMAPVMRRVYDQMPDPKWVISMGACASSGGMFNNYAIVQNVDSVVPVDIFVPGCPPRPEALIYAVMQLQKKVRGEAFDGLGQQLPMVDAWTR comes from the coding sequence ATCCTGTTCTCCAGCCTGGAGAAACTGGTCGCGTGGGGGCGCAGCAACAGCCTGTGGCCCGCCACGTTCGGACTGGCGTGCTGCGCCATCGAGATGATGAGCAGCACAGACGGCCGCAACGACCTCGCCCGCTTCGGCAGCGAGGTGTTCCGCGCCTCTCCCCGGCAGGCGGACGTGATGATCGTCGCGGGCCGCCTGAGTAAGAAGATGGCGCCGGTCATGCGCCGCGTGTACGACCAGATGCCCGACCCGAAATGGGTGATCAGCATGGGCGCCTGCGCCAGTAGCGGGGGCATGTTCAACAACTACGCGATCGTGCAGAACGTGGACAGCGTCGTGCCGGTGGACATCTTCGTGCCCGGCTGCCCCCCGCGCCCCGAGGCGCTGATCTACGCCGTGATGCAGCTGCAGAAGAAGGTGCGCGGCGAGGCCTTCGACGGGCTGGGCCAGCAGCTGCCGATGGTGGACGCATGGACCCGCTGA
- a CDS encoding NADH-quinone oxidoreductase subunit A, protein MLLVALGIGIVAVLASALLGPKKASRTKLMAYESGNDPERGGVGTGQRFPVHFYLVAMLFIIFDIETAFFYPLAVAYQKLIPFAFFEAITFVLLLLVGYVYILKKKVLEWA, encoded by the coding sequence ATGCTGCTCGTCGCGCTCGGCATCGGCATCGTCGCCGTCCTCGCCAGCGCCCTCCTCGGCCCCAAGAAGGCCAGCCGCACCAAACTCATGGCCTACGAGAGCGGGAACGACCCCGAACGCGGCGGCGTCGGCACCGGCCAGCGCTTCCCCGTCCACTTCTACCTCGTGGCCATGCTGTTCATCATCTTCGACATCGAAACCGCCTTCTTCTACCCCCTGGCCGTCGCCTACCAGAAACTCATCCCCTTCGCCTTCTTCGAGGCCATCACCTTCGTGCTCCTGCTGCTCGTCGGGTACGTCTACATCCTGAAGAAGAAGGTGTTGGAATGGGCCTGA
- a CDS encoding DUF4279 domain-containing protein yields MPAPRPTAEQAALAELRSPTCATTTQFFAAHVLEHTDGEPRVHGVVLDGDVHQVHFRPQGEDYFLVVMVRATPDGWDILGARASARARVALSIVSETLLAEDITRATGLDPTDAWSVGDKWTRPGRKPSRRTFTRWTLCPEGDHPGEFEDKLTRLLDLTQEAAPRIRALGATCDVNVTVGYRGYAKQMWGVPIERDDLSRLAALDAGLDIDLYAGGPALAEVP; encoded by the coding sequence ATGCCCGCACCCCGCCCGACCGCCGAGCAGGCCGCCCTTGCAGAACTCCGCTCACCGACCTGCGCCACCACCACCCAGTTCTTCGCCGCGCACGTTCTCGAACACACCGACGGCGAACCGCGCGTCCACGGCGTCGTGCTGGACGGTGACGTGCATCAGGTGCACTTCAGGCCGCAGGGCGAGGACTACTTCCTCGTGGTCATGGTGCGCGCCACACCGGACGGCTGGGACATCCTGGGCGCGCGAGCTTCAGCACGCGCACGGGTGGCGTTGTCCATCGTCAGCGAGACCCTACTGGCCGAAGACATCACCCGTGCCACCGGGCTGGACCCCACGGACGCCTGGAGCGTCGGGGACAAATGGACGCGACCCGGACGCAAGCCATCACGCCGGACGTTCACCCGCTGGACCCTCTGCCCCGAAGGTGACCACCCCGGCGAGTTCGAGGACAAGCTGACGCGACTGCTGGACCTGACGCAGGAGGCCGCGCCGCGCATCCGGGCGCTGGGTGCCACCTGCGACGTCAACGTGACGGTCGGGTACCGCGGTTACGCGAAACAGATGTGGGGCGTGCCGATCGAGCGGGACGACCTGAGCCGACTGGCGGCGCTCGACGCGGGCCTGGACATTGACCTGTACGCCGGTGGTCCAGCCCTGGCCGAGGTGCCCTGA
- a CDS encoding sensor histidine kinase, with amino-acid sequence MTTPEPPTVFVVTSQEARAHALRAHLPRVNVVHAPHAEFLMRESHVTIPDVALLYTDTPGVPLHQVLPMLRQRAELGGTHWLAVGSQGLGEMLGAGADALISDATPPEALALQVRALLGRAQQFRDTLGRVATLQRRMDTWEHEERVRDQLVHMLVHDLKNPIAAVMGLLEIVQEDPRVPEDNRELLKVARDETQHLLHLTVNMLDVRKIQAGKMNLRRELMFTPMFREVVDLARGDVGSGLRDRHVRVEVEPDLSPASVDPEILRRVLANLISNALKHTTTGGLIAVGVKGTPDAVQVTVRDDGEGIPAEDIPNLFAAFEQSRLTLHGRFDTGMGLAFCKLAVEEHGGQIWVESERGKGAAFYFTLPLAQDAEDDDFVELV; translated from the coding sequence ATGACGACTCCCGAACCGCCCACCGTGTTTGTCGTGACGTCCCAGGAAGCCCGCGCGCACGCGCTGCGGGCCCACCTGCCGCGCGTGAACGTCGTCCACGCCCCCCACGCCGAATTCCTGATGCGCGAATCGCACGTCACCATCCCCGACGTCGCCCTGCTGTACACCGACACCCCAGGCGTGCCCCTGCACCAGGTGCTGCCCATGCTCCGCCAGCGCGCCGAACTGGGCGGCACCCACTGGCTCGCCGTCGGTTCGCAGGGCCTGGGCGAGATGCTCGGCGCGGGCGCCGACGCCCTGATCAGCGACGCCACGCCCCCCGAGGCGCTGGCCCTGCAGGTCCGCGCCCTGCTGGGCCGCGCGCAGCAGTTCCGCGACACCCTGGGCCGCGTCGCCACCCTGCAGCGCCGCATGGACACCTGGGAGCACGAGGAACGCGTCCGCGACCAGCTCGTGCACATGCTCGTCCACGACCTGAAAAACCCCATCGCGGCCGTCATGGGCCTCCTGGAGATCGTGCAGGAAGACCCCCGCGTGCCCGAGGACAACCGCGAACTCCTGAAAGTCGCCCGGGACGAAACCCAGCACCTCCTGCACCTCACCGTGAACATGCTCGACGTCCGCAAGATCCAGGCGGGCAAGATGAACCTGAGGCGCGAACTGATGTTCACCCCCATGTTCCGCGAGGTCGTCGACCTCGCCCGTGGGGACGTCGGCAGCGGCCTGCGCGACCGGCACGTGCGCGTCGAGGTCGAACCCGACCTGAGCCCCGCCAGCGTCGACCCGGAAATCCTGCGGCGCGTCCTGGCGAACCTGATCAGCAACGCCCTGAAACACACCACCACCGGCGGCCTGATCGCCGTGGGGGTCAAGGGCACCCCCGACGCCGTGCAGGTCACCGTCCGCGACGACGGCGAGGGCATCCCCGCCGAGGACATCCCCAACCTGTTCGCCGCGTTCGAACAGTCCCGCCTGACCCTGCACGGCCGCTTCGACACCGGCATGGGCCTCGCGTTCTGCAAACTGGCCGTCGAGGAACACGGCGGGCAGATCTGGGTCGAATCCGAACGCGGCAAGGGCGCTGCGTTCTACTTCACGCTGCCGCTGGCGCAGGACGCCGAGGACGACGACTTCGTCGAACTGGTGTAA
- a CDS encoding DEAD/DEAH box helicase: MLPARYPFARLEGFLRDTLGSGATRLHEEWPQDARTVAASGLGWSDAVTRGFGFPEVFAHQARTYELMRDGKHVIITTPTASGKTGAFFPGVFDRLERDPRATALFVYPLVALGQDQRDKLLAFRERGGFPWEVAAFQGSAQGSAVFRPGVRMVTATPDKLHWSLTQPGVREFLRNLSFLVLDEAHTYRGGFGSEVAGMLRRLLALARALGANPQVILSTATIGNPAEFARELTGVDAVEVSESGAARHGKRFVLADHRGQPRRFWNAVMDASERYDLKVLAFFRGRSRAARLYSTYRAQPQYARRAHLYMAGTSDREGRLSEFRRARSGVMFATNALEAGVDIGDLEVVIIDGYPGSRMAFRQMAGRAGRIAPGLVLYLPALNEQGVPQPADAFYSNAGNFLELLTGPIEKAVVEAHNPYLSPRHAARANDEFTAAGLPAPHEAQPSPRYWNLRGEGSLKFAVVEAAEWERQGMRALDAPLESPSQHYALTEKHEGAVFTLDGQGYKVLRWEEHPAGTAILVEKHDAANLFTRGLYAIEVTPARMGEWERRGPLAFRHGEVVIRRRYTGYQMLRQVFERVCVGCDREPGETERSCARCGGRIQDRMQDHKLSEHLYEQPTELPPFRTSALEVGVDPRATERPTAVAHTLKHLLQKVTPERVACDENDLAGAFREGRDTYFFLYDDWLGGLGVARRAFEHMDDLLQRALDLTSKACCQQAQGCFECIAVSRCFSPTLPSGERRPTDKLATRAFLQSVPGLTVRPAEGPVPDADDLPPTRPDHAPLPDVPALPPSWPTQARELLDLHGLSLPEVSARLGIPSRELQRAVSTTQPLRLRHPKFGDGVFMQGFHQGERREVLLYFPGVGQKRLLLKFAGLTVIEAAPTPVS, encoded by the coding sequence ATGCTGCCCGCCCGCTATCCCTTCGCCCGTCTGGAGGGGTTCCTGCGGGACACGCTGGGGAGCGGGGCGACGCGCCTGCACGAGGAGTGGCCGCAGGACGCGCGGACGGTGGCGGCGTCGGGGCTGGGCTGGAGCGACGCGGTCACGCGGGGCTTCGGCTTTCCGGAGGTGTTCGCGCATCAGGCGCGCACGTACGAATTGATGCGGGACGGGAAGCATGTGATCATCACGACGCCCACCGCGAGCGGCAAGACCGGCGCGTTCTTCCCCGGCGTGTTCGACCGGCTGGAGCGGGACCCGCGCGCGACGGCGCTGTTCGTGTACCCGCTCGTGGCGCTGGGGCAGGATCAGCGGGACAAGCTGCTGGCCTTCCGCGAGCGCGGGGGGTTCCCGTGGGAGGTGGCGGCGTTCCAGGGCAGCGCGCAGGGGTCGGCGGTGTTCCGGCCCGGCGTGCGGATGGTGACGGCCACGCCGGACAAGCTGCACTGGTCGCTGACGCAGCCGGGCGTGCGGGAGTTCCTGCGCAACCTGTCGTTTCTGGTGCTGGACGAGGCGCATACGTACCGGGGTGGGTTCGGGAGCGAGGTGGCAGGGATGCTGCGCCGCCTGCTGGCGCTAGCGCGGGCGCTGGGCGCGAACCCGCAGGTGATCCTCAGCACCGCGACGATCGGGAACCCCGCCGAGTTCGCGCGGGAACTGACCGGCGTGGACGCTGTGGAGGTCAGCGAGTCGGGTGCGGCGCGGCACGGCAAGCGGTTCGTGCTGGCGGACCACAGGGGGCAGCCGAGGCGCTTCTGGAACGCGGTGATGGATGCCAGCGAGCGGTACGACCTGAAGGTGCTGGCGTTTTTCCGGGGGCGGTCGCGGGCGGCGCGCCTGTACTCCACGTACCGGGCGCAGCCGCAGTACGCGCGCCGGGCGCACCTGTACATGGCGGGCACGAGTGACCGCGAGGGCCGCCTGTCGGAGTTCCGCCGGGCCCGGAGCGGGGTGATGTTCGCCACGAACGCCCTGGAGGCCGGAGTGGACATCGGGGATCTGGAGGTCGTGATCATTGACGGCTACCCGGGAAGCCGCATGGCGTTCCGGCAGATGGCGGGGCGGGCAGGGCGGATCGCGCCGGGGCTGGTGCTGTACCTCCCGGCGCTGAACGAGCAGGGCGTGCCGCAACCGGCGGACGCGTTCTACAGCAACGCGGGGAACTTCCTGGAGCTGCTGACCGGCCCGATCGAGAAGGCGGTCGTGGAGGCCCACAACCCGTACCTGTCACCGCGGCACGCGGCCCGCGCGAACGACGAGTTCACGGCCGCCGGGCTGCCCGCCCCGCACGAGGCGCAGCCCAGCCCGCGCTACTGGAACCTGCGTGGCGAGGGCAGCCTGAAGTTCGCGGTGGTCGAGGCCGCCGAGTGGGAACGGCAGGGCATGCGGGCGCTGGACGCCCCGTTGGAAAGCCCCAGTCAGCACTACGCCCTGACCGAGAAGCACGAGGGCGCGGTGTTCACCCTGGACGGGCAGGGGTACAAGGTGCTGCGCTGGGAGGAGCACCCGGCCGGGACCGCGATCCTGGTCGAGAAGCACGACGCTGCGAACCTCTTCACGCGCGGCCTGTACGCCATCGAGGTCACCCCGGCCCGCATGGGCGAGTGGGAGCGGCGCGGCCCGCTGGCGTTCCGGCACGGCGAGGTCGTCATCCGGCGGCGGTACACCGGGTACCAGATGCTGCGGCAGGTGTTCGAGCGGGTCTGCGTGGGCTGCGACCGCGAGCCGGGCGAGACCGAGCGCAGCTGCGCCCGCTGCGGGGGCCGCATCCAGGACCGCATGCAGGACCACAAGCTCTCCGAGCACCTGTACGAGCAGCCCACCGAACTGCCGCCCTTCCGCACGAGCGCGCTGGAGGTCGGCGTGGACCCGCGCGCCACCGAGCGGCCCACCGCCGTGGCGCACACCCTCAAGCACCTGCTGCAGAAGGTCACGCCCGAGCGGGTGGCGTGCGACGAGAACGACCTGGCGGGCGCGTTCCGCGAGGGGCGCGACACGTACTTCTTCCTGTACGACGACTGGCTGGGCGGCCTGGGCGTGGCCCGCCGGGCGTTCGAGCACATGGACGACCTGCTCCAGCGGGCGCTGGACCTGACGAGCAAGGCGTGCTGTCAGCAGGCGCAGGGGTGCTTCGAGTGCATCGCGGTCAGCCGCTGCTTCTCACCCACGCTGCCCAGCGGCGAGCGGCGCCCCACCGACAAGCTCGCCACCCGCGCGTTCCTCCAGAGCGTCCCGGGCCTGACCGTCCGCCCCGCGGAAGGCCCGGTGCCCGACGCGGACGACCTCCCGCCCACACGGCCGGACCACGCGCCGTTGCCGGACGTTCCGGCGCTGCCGCCCAGCTGGCCCACGCAGGCGCGCGAACTGCTGGACCTGCACGGCCTGTCCCTGCCGGAGGTCAGCGCCCGCCTAGGCATCCCCAGCCGCGAGTTGCAGCGCGCCGTGAGCACCACCCAGCCGCTGCGGCTGCGGCACCCGAAGTTCGGCGACGGCGTGTTCATGCAGGGTTTCCATCAGGGCGAGCGGCGCGAGGTGCTGCTGTACTTCCCCGGCGTGGGCCAGAAGCGGCTGCTGCTGAAGTTCGCGGGCCTGACCGTTATCGAGGCGGCGCCCACACCCGTATCTTGA
- a CDS encoding DUF4384 domain-containing protein: MKKPALLLALTASILGAATPALAAPKLSAQSIIVNPVPTDLSVKVWVDRDTSGDRTPVYRVGDRISISTTVNEDAYVYLFNINPDGTTDQILPNRLSSSAYVRAGQTRTFPAQGDNFVFNISGPRGINKVLVIASRTPLNLDQLSSYRQGETFATVQPRTQAGLAQALSIVVNPVEQPVPQQNWTSDTVRYSVGR; encoded by the coding sequence ATGAAGAAGCCCGCCCTGCTGCTCGCCCTGACCGCTTCCATCCTCGGTGCCGCCACCCCCGCCCTCGCCGCGCCCAAACTGAGCGCGCAGAGCATCATCGTGAACCCCGTCCCCACCGACCTGAGCGTGAAGGTCTGGGTGGACCGCGATACCAGCGGCGACCGCACCCCCGTGTACCGCGTCGGCGACCGCATCAGCATCAGCACCACCGTGAACGAGGACGCGTACGTGTACCTGTTCAACATCAACCCCGACGGCACCACCGACCAGATCCTCCCCAACCGCCTGAGCAGCAGCGCCTACGTCCGCGCCGGGCAGACCCGCACCTTCCCGGCCCAGGGGGACAACTTCGTGTTCAACATCAGCGGCCCGCGCGGCATCAACAAGGTCCTCGTGATCGCCAGCCGCACCCCGCTGAACCTCGACCAGCTCAGCAGCTACCGCCAGGGCGAGACCTTCGCCACCGTGCAGCCCAGGACCCAGGCGGGCCTCGCGCAGGCGCTGAGCATCGTCGTGAACCCCGTCGAGCAGCCCGTCCCGCAGCAGAACTGGACCAGCGACACCGTCCGCTACAGCGTCGGCCGCTAA
- a CDS encoding IS5 family transposase translates to MRRQRYTSDLTRQQFKRLEPLLPTGKAGGRPRTVDLYEVMCAIMYVLQNGCAWRNLPHDFPAWETVYGYFRRFQYDGTWEAVNRFLVRRTRRKAKRDPEPSAGSIDSQTVRCAPQAGIRGVDAGKKTNGRKRHLVVDALGLLLVVYVTGGGVQDRVAAPILLGILAKRHPRLKHIWADGGYLGEVVTWAEKVLGWVVEIVHGISGQRGFVVRPRRWVVERSLAWLTRCRRLTRDFEGRPETTEAWCYLASIRLMLRRLDPAA, encoded by the coding sequence ATGAGACGACAACGGTATACCAGCGACCTGACCCGCCAGCAGTTTAAACGCCTCGAACCGTTGTTGCCGACTGGCAAGGCCGGGGGCCGACCCCGCACGGTGGATCTGTATGAGGTGATGTGCGCGATCATGTATGTACTCCAAAACGGCTGCGCCTGGCGCAATCTGCCTCATGATTTCCCAGCCTGGGAGACCGTCTACGGCTACTTCCGACGGTTTCAGTACGACGGCACGTGGGAAGCGGTGAACCGCTTCCTGGTCAGACGTACACGGCGCAAGGCCAAACGCGATCCGGAGCCGAGTGCGGGCAGTATCGACTCCCAGACCGTGCGCTGTGCGCCACAGGCGGGGATACGCGGTGTGGACGCGGGCAAGAAGACCAATGGGCGCAAGCGGCATCTGGTCGTGGACGCCCTTGGACTGCTGCTGGTGGTCTATGTGACGGGGGGTGGCGTGCAGGATCGGGTCGCAGCCCCGATCCTGCTGGGCATCCTCGCCAAACGCCATCCGCGCCTGAAGCACATCTGGGCGGATGGCGGTTACTTAGGTGAAGTGGTGACGTGGGCCGAGAAGGTCCTGGGCTGGGTGGTGGAGATCGTTCACGGCATCAGCGGACAACGAGGCTTCGTTGTCCGCCCACGGCGCTGGGTCGTTGAGCGTAGCTTGGCTTGGCTGACCCGCTGTCGTCGCCTGACCCGAGATTTCGAAGGGCGGCCAGAGACCACCGAAGCGTGGTGCTATCTCGCCAGCATTCGACTCATGTTGCGCCGTCTTGACCCCGCTGCCTAA